The Phycisphaerales bacterium genome includes a region encoding these proteins:
- a CDS encoding histidine phosphatase family protein, which yields MTPAARHLLLVRHGLPDYRARKAGDILPGPVLSETGWDQAHQAAAFLATCWPRPQALFVSPLTRAQQTAEPLGRALGLTPQTSTEIGEWQRTETLSSVGVRLTRWLIHWLRTMETCAVVVSHASPILALLRSALYLPHVPWHRAGVPETLELSSGDRFEIGMASVFELTIHSDSVTARERFQPTPRVLQAMHGRRQMRLPRPVAGSGANLLVTRPNWLALLGG from the coding sequence ATGACACCTGCGGCGCGTCACCTGCTGTTGGTACGCCACGGACTGCCGGACTACCGTGCGCGGAAGGCCGGAGACATACTTCCCGGCCCCGTCCTTTCCGAGACGGGCTGGGACCAGGCCCACCAGGCGGCCGCGTTCCTAGCGACTTGTTGGCCGCGCCCTCAGGCGCTGTTCGTGTCGCCACTGACGCGTGCGCAGCAAACCGCCGAACCCCTCGGGCGGGCGTTGGGTCTTACACCGCAGACCTCGACCGAGATCGGTGAGTGGCAGCGCACGGAGACGCTCTCCTCGGTGGGCGTGCGTCTCACACGCTGGCTGATACATTGGCTTCGAACGATGGAAACTTGCGCGGTGGTCGTGAGCCACGCATCGCCGATCCTCGCACTGTTGCGCTCGGCGCTCTATCTGCCGCATGTGCCGTGGCACCGTGCCGGTGTGCCAGAAACGCTTGAGTTGTCGAGCGGCGACCGCTTCGAGATCGGCATGGCTTCGGTTTTCGAGCTGACTATCCACTCCGACAGCGTCACGGCCCGCGAGCGCTTCCAACCAACACCGCGGGTATTGCAGGCCATGCATGGCCGCAGACAGATGCGCCTGCCTCGGCCAGTGGCAGGCAGTGGTGCGAACCTGTTGGTGACGCGACCGAATTGGCTTGCGTTGCTGGGAGGGTGA
- a CDS encoding glycosyltransferase yields MRVVLLVTDLQPGGTPLRIARLARGLRAAGDEVHVGCLAAAGDVSQELVSDGVPTFACGARGWWDLVAFSRLAAHLRRIRPTLVHATLFHANVAARLVGRRLGLPVLGSTATIEVERHWHRVVERLTIRWEGGHLVTSRALQQHVVAAFGVAAARVHVIPPSLDPPPHRTERSAARRALGLPSDAFILGWAGRFDPVKRLERLLDFVAASSSDTHALLVGAGPESARIAAARTARGLAARVHLVGWQSNSAAALSAADVFVLPSRTEGLPNALLEALAIGLPVIASELPALRELRADGAPLELVPPESSTAAWLAAWAPLRSDPNLSAARGNAAAAWAAENLRPERTIAALRAVYASVVERTAGV; encoded by the coding sequence ATGCGCGTCGTGCTGCTGGTGACCGACCTGCAGCCCGGTGGTACGCCGTTGCGCATCGCACGGTTGGCGCGCGGGCTGCGCGCCGCCGGTGACGAAGTGCATGTCGGATGCCTGGCGGCCGCCGGTGACGTATCACAAGAACTTGTCTCCGACGGTGTTCCGACCTTCGCCTGCGGCGCGCGCGGCTGGTGGGACCTCGTCGCGTTCAGCCGCCTCGCTGCGCACTTGCGCCGCATTCGGCCGACCCTCGTGCATGCGACCCTGTTCCACGCGAACGTCGCGGCGCGGTTGGTCGGCCGGCGCCTGGGACTGCCCGTACTCGGCAGCACGGCGACGATCGAGGTCGAGCGCCATTGGCATCGCGTGGTCGAGCGGTTGACGATTCGCTGGGAAGGCGGCCACCTCGTCACGAGTCGGGCGCTCCAGCAGCACGTGGTAGCCGCATTCGGCGTGGCCGCTGCGCGGGTACACGTCATTCCGCCCTCGCTCGATCCACCGCCGCACCGTACGGAGCGCAGTGCCGCGCGCCGTGCGCTGGGGTTGCCGAGCGACGCTTTCATCCTGGGCTGGGCCGGACGGTTCGACCCGGTCAAGCGACTCGAGCGACTGCTGGACTTCGTGGCTGCGAGCAGTTCAGACACGCACGCGCTGCTCGTCGGAGCTGGGCCCGAGTCGGCGCGTATCGCTGCCGCGCGCACCGCCCGGGGCCTCGCCGCCCGCGTACATCTCGTCGGTTGGCAGTCCAACAGCGCCGCGGCACTCAGCGCTGCCGACGTGTTCGTGCTGCCTTCGCGAACGGAGGGGTTGCCGAACGCTTTGCTCGAAGCGCTGGCCATCGGGCTGCCTGTGATTGCAAGCGAACTGCCGGCGCTGCGCGAACTGCGCGCGGACGGCGCCCCGCTCGAACTTGTGCCACCTGAATCCTCGACGGCCGCGTGGCTCGCCGCCTGGGCGCCCCTGCGTTCCGACCCCAACTTGTCCGCGGCGCGCGGCAACGCCGCGGCGGCCTGGGCGGCGGAGAACCTGCGGCCCGAGCGCACCATCGCCGCGCTGCGCGCCGTATATGCCAGCGTGGTGGAGCGCACTGCCGGGGTATGA
- a CDS encoding NAD(P)H-hydrate dehydratase, with translation MNLPEPIATIPGLPARHLQTHKGQTGHVALFVGSPGLSGAAVLSGLGALRGGAGLVRLYCPATIQPPVAAAEPSLMVIGLPDDDPTAALVAAGDPWSHVLAAGPGCGQSPGFVAFVRGLWKQTRPAQPLVLDADGLNALALVISGEECEEWERARAARTGLTTVLTPHPGELARLQVAAGQPPLHDSSDEARCRAAYDLAGMLGAVIVLKGHRTVVASADHLFINTTGNPGMATGGMGDVLTGLIAALLGQGLSGFDAACLGVYVHGLAADYCARQIGPRGYLAREVAASIPAALEEATRPRIGFGGRGS, from the coding sequence ATGAACCTGCCCGAACCGATTGCGACGATCCCGGGCCTGCCGGCGCGCCACCTGCAAACCCACAAGGGACAGACGGGCCATGTCGCACTCTTCGTCGGCAGCCCCGGGTTGTCGGGGGCCGCGGTGCTCAGCGGCCTCGGAGCGTTGCGCGGGGGCGCGGGGCTCGTACGCCTCTACTGCCCGGCCACCATCCAACCGCCGGTGGCTGCGGCCGAGCCCAGTCTGATGGTGATCGGGCTGCCGGACGACGATCCCACTGCGGCACTCGTCGCAGCCGGTGATCCCTGGTCACATGTCCTGGCGGCGGGGCCCGGCTGCGGGCAATCGCCCGGGTTCGTTGCCTTTGTCAGGGGCCTATGGAAACAAACTCGGCCGGCGCAGCCACTCGTCCTCGACGCCGATGGGCTCAACGCACTCGCACTTGTGATCTCTGGCGAAGAATGCGAGGAGTGGGAGCGCGCCCGCGCGGCGCGGACCGGCCTCACGACCGTACTCACACCACACCCCGGTGAACTTGCGCGCCTGCAGGTGGCAGCAGGTCAACCCCCCTTGCACGACAGCAGCGATGAAGCGCGCTGCCGCGCGGCGTACGACCTCGCGGGCATGCTCGGCGCCGTCATCGTGCTGAAAGGCCACCGCACAGTCGTGGCTTCCGCGGATCATCTCTTCATCAACACCACCGGCAATCCGGGCATGGCGACGGGGGGCATGGGTGACGTGCTCACCGGGCTGATCGCCGCCCTGCTCGGGCAGGGACTCTCGGGCTTCGACGCCGCCTGCCTCGGCGTCTACGTACACGGCCTCGCCGCGGACTACTGTGCCCGTCAGATCGGCCCGCGTGGTTACCTCGCACGCGAGGTCGCCGCCAGCATCCCGGCGGCGCTGGAGGAAGCCACACGGCCACGGATCGGATTCGGCGGGCGTGGTTCCTGA
- the larB gene encoding nickel pincer cofactor biosynthesis protein LarB — protein MQPAAIRTLLDQVAAGDLAVGEALRRLETLPFEQLDYACLDHHRALRCGFPEVIFGQGKTDEQLAGIFAKLAITGANVLATRVAPSAAERVRVAYPAAEYHALARTLTLRQAAHTAAVAAPPVAVVCAGSSDLPVAEEARVTLEIMDQPTQTLYDVGVAGLHRLLARSGELRAARVLIVVAGMEGALPSVVGGLVSAPVIAVPTSIGYGASFGGLAALLAMLNTCASGVSVVNIDNGFGAGYQAALINRLATGRPRPSGEPDFSPPT, from the coding sequence ATGCAACCCGCTGCCATCCGCACCCTGCTCGACCAGGTCGCCGCCGGCGATCTCGCGGTCGGCGAGGCACTGCGCCGACTTGAAACATTGCCCTTCGAACAACTCGACTACGCCTGTCTCGACCACCACCGCGCGCTGCGTTGCGGCTTCCCGGAGGTGATTTTCGGACAGGGTAAGACCGACGAACAACTCGCCGGAATCTTTGCCAAGCTGGCGATCACGGGGGCGAACGTCCTCGCTACACGGGTGGCGCCCTCTGCCGCCGAGCGGGTGCGCGTGGCCTACCCTGCTGCGGAATACCACGCCTTGGCACGAACATTGACACTGCGGCAGGCGGCCCACACCGCGGCAGTTGCTGCGCCGCCGGTGGCGGTCGTTTGTGCCGGCAGCAGCGACCTGCCCGTGGCCGAGGAAGCCCGCGTGACGCTGGAGATCATGGACCAGCCGACGCAGACCCTGTACGACGTCGGTGTAGCCGGCCTGCATCGCCTGCTGGCAAGATCAGGCGAATTGCGCGCCGCGCGGGTGCTCATCGTCGTGGCAGGCATGGAAGGTGCCCTGCCCAGTGTCGTAGGCGGACTGGTCAGCGCACCGGTGATTGCCGTGCCGACAAGCATCGGGTACGGCGCGAGTTTCGGCGGGCTTGCCGCACTGCTCGCGATGCTCAATACGTGCGCTTCGGGAGTGTCCGTTGTGAATATCGACAATGGCTTTGGGGCCGGTTATCAGGCCGCCCTGATCAACCGGTTGGCGACTGGCCGCCCACGGCCCTCCGGCGAGCCCGATTTCAGCCCCCCAACCTGA
- a CDS encoding co-chaperone GroES, which yields MRETSRKPVIETVEPIGTRVLIRKDEDKKTTKGGIQLPGNIEIPTITGRVVAVSAQVARDEDYPIAQYDKVLFNPKNAIPVDFEGDNRLFVVPVEDVVAVFRRPKDTGADSSA from the coding sequence ATGCGCGAGACCAGTCGCAAGCCCGTGATCGAGACCGTCGAGCCCATTGGCACCCGCGTGCTGATCCGCAAGGACGAGGACAAGAAAACCACCAAGGGCGGTATACAACTGCCGGGGAACATCGAGATTCCCACCATTACCGGCCGCGTCGTCGCCGTCTCGGCGCAGGTCGCGCGGGATGAGGACTATCCGATTGCGCAGTACGATAAGGTGCTGTTCAACCCGAAGAATGCGATTCCAGTTGACTTCGAGGGTGACAACCGGCTCTTCGTCGTGCCTGTGGAGGATGTGGTCGCGGTTTTCCGGCGACCGAAGGACACGGGCGCCGACAGCAGTGCCTGA
- a CDS encoding cation transporter → MNSSDTPFRDGAAASVLALLVNACLGTGKLVAGILGNSFALVADAVESLLDLVSSAVVLRGLHIAGQPADDDHPYGHGRAESLAGLIVALLVFGTGVSIAVESVRGLFNERLPPAGYTLFVLLGVVVVKEGLFRFVRRVGRKIDSGSVEADAWHHRSDAITSLAAAVGIAVALLGGPAWAHADNWAALVAAGLILFNATRLVRRPLRELMDTQAPEIGAAARLVARAVPGVADIEKVYARKVGLHYLIDMHVEVDGEMSVRHSHEVAHEVDHAVRAVLPQVRQVLVHVEPHRAGEQSTGD, encoded by the coding sequence ATGAATTCGTCCGACACCCCATTTCGCGACGGTGCTGCCGCTTCGGTACTGGCGTTGCTCGTCAACGCCTGCCTCGGTACGGGCAAACTCGTAGCCGGCATCCTGGGGAATTCATTCGCGCTGGTTGCCGACGCCGTGGAATCCCTGCTCGACTTGGTTTCCTCTGCCGTCGTGCTGCGCGGCCTGCACATTGCGGGACAGCCCGCTGACGACGACCACCCTTACGGCCACGGACGGGCTGAATCGCTCGCGGGACTGATCGTCGCACTGCTGGTGTTCGGCACGGGTGTGAGTATCGCAGTGGAATCGGTGCGCGGCTTGTTCAACGAGCGCCTGCCACCGGCGGGGTATACGCTGTTCGTGCTGCTGGGCGTGGTTGTGGTCAAGGAGGGTCTCTTCCGGTTTGTGCGGCGTGTCGGGCGAAAGATTGACAGCGGCTCGGTGGAGGCCGACGCGTGGCACCATCGCAGTGACGCCATCACTTCACTGGCGGCGGCGGTCGGCATTGCGGTGGCGCTGCTGGGCGGTCCGGCCTGGGCCCATGCGGACAACTGGGCCGCACTCGTCGCGGCCGGACTGATCCTCTTCAATGCCACGCGGCTCGTGCGGCGTCCCTTGCGTGAATTGATGGATACGCAGGCCCCGGAGATCGGCGCGGCGGCGCGGCTGGTCGCGCGCGCGGTCCCTGGTGTAGCGGACATCGAGAAAGTCTACGCCCGCAAAGTAGGGCTGCATTACCTGATCGACATGCATGTGGAGGTAGACGGCGAGATGTCCGTACGACATTCACACGAGGTAGCGCACGAGGTGGACCACGCCGTGCGCGCCGTGCTGCCACAGGTACGGCAAGTGCTGGTGCATGTGGAACCCCACCGGGCCGGGGAGCAGTCCACCGGGGATTGA
- a CDS encoding methionine adenosyltransferase, with amino-acid sequence MGHPDKVADQISDAILDAMLAQDPYSRVAVETLVSTGMVVVAGEVTTQAYVEIPDVVRETVHEIGYTSADMAFDYISCAVLSSIKRQSPDIAMGVDRDGAGDQGMMFGFACRETPELMPLAIRLAHRLVETHVHIRRENVITGLRPDAKSQVTIEYADGKPVRVDTVVLSTQHEPTWNDRQKQLGGEITEKLIKPVLGDWWNSQVKVHVNPTGRFEIGGPHGDCGLTGRKIIVDTYGGRGRHGGGAFSGKDPTKVDRSAAYMARYIAKNIVSAGLADVCELQLSYAIGVADPTSVFVTTEGTAKIDERKIAELVREFFPLTPRGIIEHLDLRRPIYRDTARHGHFGRELPNFTWEKTDKAAALRKAAGL; translated from the coding sequence ATGGGGCACCCGGATAAGGTGGCGGATCAAATCTCCGACGCGATTCTCGATGCGATGCTGGCGCAGGATCCGTACTCGCGGGTCGCGGTCGAGACGCTCGTTTCCACCGGCATGGTTGTGGTTGCCGGTGAGGTCACGACCCAGGCGTACGTCGAGATCCCCGATGTGGTCCGGGAGACCGTCCATGAAATCGGATACACCTCGGCCGACATGGCCTTCGACTACATTTCCTGCGCCGTACTGAGTTCGATCAAGCGGCAGTCGCCGGACATCGCCATGGGTGTCGATCGCGACGGTGCCGGAGACCAGGGCATGATGTTCGGCTTCGCCTGCCGCGAAACGCCGGAGCTCATGCCGCTCGCGATTCGCTTGGCGCACCGCCTGGTCGAGACGCACGTCCACATTCGCCGCGAAAACGTCATTACCGGCCTGCGACCCGATGCGAAGAGCCAGGTCACGATCGAGTACGCCGACGGCAAACCCGTCCGCGTGGATACCGTCGTGCTCTCGACGCAGCACGAGCCCACCTGGAACGACCGCCAGAAGCAACTCGGCGGTGAGATCACCGAGAAGCTCATCAAGCCGGTTCTTGGCGACTGGTGGAACTCGCAGGTCAAGGTGCATGTGAACCCCACCGGCCGCTTCGAGATTGGCGGCCCGCACGGCGATTGTGGCCTGACGGGCCGCAAGATCATTGTTGATACGTACGGCGGTCGCGGGCGCCATGGGGGTGGGGCCTTTTCGGGCAAGGATCCCACCAAGGTGGATCGCTCGGCGGCCTACATGGCGCGCTACATCGCGAAGAACATTGTTTCGGCCGGGCTCGCCGACGTCTGTGAGCTCCAGCTCTCCTACGCCATCGGGGTCGCGGACCCGACCAGTGTGTTCGTCACCACCGAAGGTACCGCGAAGATCGACGAGCGCAAAATCGCGGAACTGGTGCGGGAATTCTTCCCGCTGACGCCCCGTGGAATTATCGAACACCTCGACTTGCGCCGCCCGATTTACCGCGACACCGCCCGGCATGGCCACTTCGGTCGCGAACTCCCGAACTTCACCTGGGAGAAGACCGACAAGGCCGCGGCGCTGCGCAAAGCTGCAGGGCTCTAG
- a CDS encoding 6-carboxytetrahydropterin synthase gives MYDVSVTRTFVATHQLRYPDGTLEELHEHVWEVTVTYAGPALDATGLLVDFVPLAQRMDEILSVLHEQNLNHVRVFRNHSPSAEHVALYVAEQLVGFAGHGARLTCVAVVEAPGCVARYYPPGER, from the coding sequence ATGTACGATGTCAGCGTGACCCGGACCTTCGTGGCGACTCACCAGCTTCGCTACCCGGACGGCACCCTCGAAGAGTTGCACGAGCACGTTTGGGAGGTGACGGTGACCTATGCGGGGCCCGCGCTCGATGCGACCGGCCTGCTGGTCGATTTCGTGCCGCTTGCGCAGCGGATGGACGAGATTCTGAGCGTCCTGCACGAGCAGAATCTCAATCATGTTCGCGTCTTCCGTAACCATTCCCCGTCGGCGGAGCATGTCGCCCTGTATGTAGCCGAGCAACTCGTGGGCTTCGCAGGTCACGGGGCTCGGCTGACATGCGTGGCCGTCGTCGAGGCGCCGGGCTGCGTGGCGCGCTACTATCCGCCGGGCGAGCGCTGA
- a CDS encoding sugar phosphate isomerase/epimerase has product MQLKIFKGLWGDAEGHATQADLARIRGAGYDGIEWSAPQADPAAWRDWCGELGLEYIAMVFPLTPGEIAAEVQKVRAYGPVKITMHSGRDKMTFEEGCDFFEAALALEEDLGIPIAHETHRHRLLYAPWATARYLERFPRLRVCADFSHWCCVCESLLKDMEDWVQLTCERAVHVHGRVGWEEGPQVADPRAPEVAHYVARHEEFWDRIRAAHQQRQAVELTFTPEYGPPGYMPALPYTRQPLANLWDVCLWSAERLRTRWGA; this is encoded by the coding sequence ATGCAGCTCAAGATCTTCAAGGGACTGTGGGGTGACGCCGAGGGGCATGCCACACAGGCGGACCTGGCGCGCATTCGGGGTGCCGGGTACGACGGCATCGAGTGGTCGGCACCCCAGGCCGACCCGGCGGCGTGGCGCGACTGGTGCGGTGAACTGGGGCTCGAGTACATCGCCATGGTGTTCCCGCTGACGCCCGGAGAGATTGCGGCCGAGGTGCAGAAGGTCCGCGCCTACGGCCCTGTCAAAATCACGATGCACAGCGGCCGGGACAAAATGACTTTCGAGGAGGGTTGTGACTTTTTCGAAGCGGCCCTGGCGCTCGAGGAGGATCTCGGGATTCCGATCGCACACGAAACCCACCGCCACCGGCTGCTCTACGCGCCGTGGGCCACGGCCCGCTACCTGGAGCGATTCCCGCGCTTGCGGGTCTGTGCAGATTTCAGCCACTGGTGTTGCGTGTGCGAGTCGCTGCTGAAGGACATGGAGGACTGGGTGCAATTGACCTGCGAGCGGGCCGTGCATGTGCACGGGCGTGTCGGCTGGGAAGAAGGACCGCAGGTGGCGGATCCACGGGCGCCCGAGGTAGCACACTACGTGGCACGACACGAGGAGTTCTGGGATCGCATTCGCGCTGCGCACCAGCAGCGTCAGGCCGTCGAGCTGACCTTCACACCGGAGTACGGCCCGCCGGGCTACATGCCGGCCTTGCCCTACACGCGCCAGCCACTCGCCAACCTCTGGGACGTCTGCCTCTGGTCGGCCGAACGGCTGCGCACGCGCTGGGGGGCCTGA
- a CDS encoding mechanosensitive ion channel family protein, with protein MLVWQAYPEGRARLVAAALLGLAAAAPLAIRLVHHLFEDNSPAHRPLPCSDLVAQHYRWWLGTIIFYSACVLAVPLALDVGGFALTLRNASYEVFKTGLLVLLLLFLLPKQRVLGVFDAWQGQWVAAFAVLLYPVVTLVVVALLALQVVGFGALATYIGFGILVTGLLLIVALTVSEYVVDLLDHYAEREPRTRVNTAAPLAHSTGTERDGEPEDPVLAESRSRYVLALLRAAVRLALLATFLVGFLWIWNIRLPREWLDLRMLGTGALVLIAALVLDRLAYAALFALHRGGRLPESIVNLLRRWLRGVLTVLAALSFIALSGWRIDSIWTLLTTVVAMIAVAFVAVWSILSNLLATIVILIWRPFNIGEQVEILPEGLQGRVVDINFMYTVLQGEGGTRMSVPNNLFAQKFIRRKTLRGVPVRTLAEQIESKAALGEDTAAPPAR; from the coding sequence GTGCTCGTCTGGCAGGCGTATCCGGAAGGGCGGGCCCGCCTCGTGGCCGCCGCGCTGCTGGGGCTCGCAGCCGCAGCACCGCTGGCAATCCGCCTTGTGCATCACCTTTTTGAGGACAACAGCCCCGCCCACCGGCCATTGCCGTGTTCAGACCTTGTGGCACAGCACTACCGCTGGTGGCTCGGCACCATCATCTTCTATTCCGCCTGCGTGCTGGCGGTGCCGCTCGCGCTGGATGTGGGCGGCTTCGCCCTGACACTGCGCAACGCGAGTTACGAGGTCTTCAAGACCGGTCTGCTGGTGCTGCTGCTGCTGTTCCTGCTGCCCAAGCAACGCGTGCTGGGAGTGTTCGATGCCTGGCAGGGCCAGTGGGTCGCGGCGTTCGCGGTGCTGTTGTACCCGGTGGTCACGCTGGTCGTGGTCGCGTTGCTCGCGCTCCAGGTGGTCGGCTTTGGAGCACTGGCAACCTACATCGGCTTTGGGATTCTGGTGACGGGCCTGCTGTTGATCGTCGCTCTGACCGTGTCCGAATACGTGGTCGACCTGCTCGACCATTACGCCGAAAGGGAACCGCGGACACGGGTGAACACCGCCGCTCCCCTGGCGCATTCGACGGGCACGGAGCGCGACGGCGAACCGGAGGATCCCGTCCTGGCCGAGAGTCGTTCGCGGTATGTGCTGGCGCTCTTGCGCGCCGCCGTCCGGCTGGCGTTACTGGCGACCTTCCTGGTGGGATTCCTGTGGATCTGGAATATCCGCCTCCCACGTGAGTGGCTCGACCTGCGCATGCTGGGAACGGGCGCTCTGGTCCTGATCGCGGCGCTGGTACTGGACCGGCTGGCGTATGCGGCGCTTTTTGCGCTGCACCGCGGCGGGCGTCTGCCGGAGAGCATCGTCAATCTCCTGCGCCGCTGGCTGCGGGGCGTCTTGACGGTGCTCGCAGCGCTCAGTTTCATCGCCCTGTCGGGCTGGCGCATCGACAGCATCTGGACGCTGCTGACGACCGTGGTCGCGATGATCGCCGTGGCCTTTGTGGCGGTCTGGAGTATTCTCAGCAACCTGCTGGCCACCATCGTGATCCTGATCTGGCGGCCGTTCAACATCGGCGAGCAGGTGGAAATTCTCCCCGAGGGGCTGCAGGGCCGCGTGGTGGACATCAATTTCATGTACACCGTTCTGCAGGGCGAAGGCGGCACCCGGATGTCCGTGCCCAACAACCTCTTCGCACAGAAGTTCATCCGCCGCAAGACGCTGCGCGGCGTGCCGGTTCGGACGCTGGCAGAGCAGATCGAGAGTAAAGCGGCGCTGGGTGAGGACACGGCGGCGCCACCGGCGCGCTGA
- a CDS encoding magnesium chelatase, with protein MSPKERDLPRTLGALRASGWQPRSVKRELHDNLLRMLAAGEPLFPGIVGYDDTVIPELCTALLAQHDLLVLGEKGQAKSRLMRGLRDLLDPLVPFIAGSELHDDPCEPITRFGRARLAEAGEDTPIDWWPREERYVERLAPGTKFADVIGEIDPARLATGTSLSAEEALHFGLIPRMNRGIFAMNEIPELDELVQVGLFNILEERDVQIRGYPVRFNLDVVILFSANPATYNRSGKVIPQLKDRIGSIIRTHYPRDRAYGIAIMEQEAGLDLGGDFPVHVPLFMQEIVEQITIEARKSPYVDHASGVSARFSIANYRTLIAAARRRAVLLGEKPAVPRISDLAHLLASSLGKLEIDLMSSHQLSEPQVLEAVQNAAIKQVFDEYVDRHGLEEIADVFGKGVKVEVGTLLPSGHYAERLKRVPPAWAKAFEVSAATDSAMRASCVEFVLAGLYAHEKISRSARHGVIRYDVS; from the coding sequence ATGTCCCCCAAGGAACGCGATTTACCCAGGACGTTAGGCGCTTTACGGGCAAGTGGCTGGCAGCCCCGCAGTGTGAAGCGCGAACTGCACGACAATCTGCTGCGCATGCTGGCTGCCGGGGAGCCACTGTTCCCCGGCATCGTCGGCTACGACGACACCGTCATCCCGGAACTGTGCACGGCGCTGCTCGCGCAGCACGACCTGCTGGTGCTTGGTGAGAAGGGGCAGGCCAAGAGCCGCCTGATGCGCGGTTTGCGGGACCTGCTCGACCCACTCGTACCGTTCATCGCCGGCAGCGAGTTACACGACGACCCCTGCGAACCCATCACGCGCTTCGGTCGGGCGCGGCTGGCCGAAGCGGGCGAGGATACGCCGATCGACTGGTGGCCACGGGAGGAGCGCTACGTGGAGCGGCTGGCACCCGGAACGAAGTTCGCGGACGTCATCGGCGAAATCGACCCCGCGCGGCTGGCGACCGGGACGAGTCTGAGCGCGGAGGAGGCGCTGCACTTCGGCCTGATCCCTCGGATGAACCGCGGGATTTTCGCGATGAACGAGATCCCCGAGTTAGACGAGCTGGTACAGGTGGGACTGTTCAACATCCTCGAAGAGCGCGACGTGCAGATCCGCGGCTACCCGGTACGGTTCAACCTCGATGTCGTGATCCTGTTCTCCGCAAACCCGGCAACCTACAACCGCAGCGGCAAGGTGATTCCGCAACTCAAGGACCGCATCGGATCGATCATCCGAACGCACTACCCGCGCGACCGGGCCTACGGTATCGCGATCATGGAACAGGAAGCGGGCCTCGACCTCGGGGGCGACTTTCCCGTGCATGTGCCGCTCTTCATGCAGGAGATCGTCGAGCAAATCACGATCGAAGCGCGCAAGAGCCCCTATGTGGACCACGCCTCGGGCGTCAGCGCGCGGTTCTCGATCGCGAACTACCGCACGCTGATCGCCGCTGCCCGCCGCCGGGCCGTGCTGCTCGGCGAAAAACCCGCGGTGCCACGGATCAGCGACCTCGCGCACCTGCTGGCCTCCAGTCTCGGCAAACTCGAAATCGACCTGATGAGCAGCCACCAGTTGAGCGAACCTCAGGTGCTCGAAGCGGTGCAGAATGCGGCCATCAAGCAGGTCTTCGATGAATATGTCGATCGCCACGGACTGGAAGAAATCGCCGATGTGTTCGGCAAGGGCGTCAAGGTCGAGGTCGGCACCCTGCTGCCGAGCGGACACTACGCCGAACGGCTGAAACGCGTGCCCCCGGCGTGGGCTAAGGCGTTCGAGGTAAGCGCCGCAACGGATTCGGCCATGCGGGCGAGTTGCGTGGAGTTTGTTCTGGCAGGCCTGTACGCGCACGAGAAGATTTCGCGCTCGGCGCGCCACGGCGTGATTCGCTACGACGTGTCCTGA
- a CDS encoding prepilin-type N-terminal cleavage/methylation domain-containing protein, giving the protein MARAFTLIELLIVVAILALLLAVLLPTLGQARAAGQAAICLSNLRQAFLACRTYADEHRGYGPAIGEPYGELPNWGLVVQRFAHEDGTTPAELFRVKSVLVCPAAQRIYGGLMTRTYAMNATGHGGAPGDPDDFDDPQRRGHIHLDRVQRPAERVLLVDAARAPILGDAPPPTRTASVLDFRRPEHVTLRLGWHHQRGRAFQLVRLDGSAGAERRVTAAWTEPLP; this is encoded by the coding sequence ATGGCTCGTGCCTTCACCCTGATCGAACTGCTGATCGTGGTTGCGATCCTGGCCCTACTGCTGGCCGTGCTGCTCCCCACACTGGGACAGGCGCGGGCAGCCGGACAGGCGGCGATCTGCCTTTCGAACCTGCGGCAGGCCTTCCTTGCCTGCCGCACCTACGCCGATGAGCACCGCGGCTACGGGCCGGCCATCGGCGAACCTTATGGGGAATTGCCGAACTGGGGGCTCGTGGTACAACGCTTCGCCCACGAGGATGGGACCACACCTGCGGAGCTGTTTCGGGTGAAGTCCGTGCTGGTTTGTCCGGCAGCACAACGGATCTACGGTGGCCTGATGACACGCACCTACGCGATGAATGCCACCGGCCATGGCGGAGCGCCGGGTGACCCCGACGACTTTGACGATCCGCAACGACGCGGGCACATCCACCTGGACCGTGTGCAGCGGCCGGCGGAGCGTGTCCTGCTGGTCGACGCCGCCCGCGCGCCGATCCTCGGGGACGCCCCGCCGCCCACGCGCACGGCCAGTGTGCTGGACTTTCGACGGCCTGAGCACGTGACGCTCCGCCTGGGGTGGCACCACCAGCGCGGGCGGGCGTTTCAACTTGTGCGGCTCGATGGGTCGGCCGGCGCGGAACGCCGGGTGACAGCGGCCTGGACGGAGCCGCTACCCTGA